TTGTAGCAGAATGTCGTCCCAATGGGCGCGGATGGCCTTGGTATTGAGGGTGCCACCGATCAGGGGTTTGAGTGCCTCATAGGCGGCATCCCGGGGTCGCCGTAGTACTCGCCGAAAATCGGGCGGATATTGCTGGGGTAGGCTTCTGAGCTGGGTATTTGTGGGCTGGTTGGAGGTCGTTCTTGGCTACGCAGGTGTTCTCAGATGAAGAGCTGGACCGGCTTCGGGGGTTCCCGGAGATCGGCCGGGACGAGTTGTTCAGGTTCTTCACTCTGACCCCTGCGGATGTCGCGTTCGTCGATCCCGGCCGGGGGCGTGGACCGGCTGACCGGCTCGGTTTGGCGGTGGCGTTGTGCACGTTGCCGTGGCTGGGGTTCGTGCCGGACAAGGTGTCTTCGGCGCCGCCGGTGGCGGTGGCCCGGCTGGCCGGCCAGCTCGGTGTCGATGCGGAGGCGTTGCGGTCCTACGGTCGGCGGGCGAAGACCCGGACCGAGCATCTGCGGTTGGTGGCGAAGTATCTGGGCTGGCGGCTGCCGACGACGATGGAGCTCAAGGAGTTGGACGAGTTCTTGCTGGCCCGGGCGTTGGAGCACGACTCGCCAACGTTGCTGTTCCGGTTGGCGTGTGAGTACTTGATCTCGGCACGGGTGCTGCGGCCCGGGCCGGTGGCCGTGGTCGAGCGGGTCGCACATGCCCGCGCCGAGGCGCAGCAGGAGACGTTCGACCGGCTGGCCCGTGAGTTTACCGATGCCCGGTACGCCGCGTTGGACGCTCTGCTTGTGACTGACCCTGAGATCGGTATGACCAGGTTGCGGTGGCTGTCGACAGGCCCTGTTGAGGCGTCCCCGGCAGCGGTGAAAGCTGAGGTCGCCAAGCTGGAGTTCCTGCGCGGCCTGGGCGCGGACACCCTGGACCTGTCGGTGCTGCCCGCCGAGCGGCGTCGGTTCCTGGCCACGGTCGGGCGCCGTTTGACCGCGCAGGCGATGGAACGGCGCGATCCGCAGCGCCGTTACCCGATCCTGCTTACCGCAAACGCAAAGGCTGCAACCCCGGCCTGGCCAGCATCTACCGCGCGCTCACCGAACACGAGAAACGCCAGACCCACCCCGAAGCCGTCGACCAGGCCCACGCCGACTACGCCACGCTCCATCCGAGCGACTGAGCTGCCGGATTACCCTGGCCAGCCATATCCATATCCGCCCGATTCTCGGCGAGTACTACGGCGACCCCATCCCCTTGGGAATGTACAGCTTGGTCTCGCCCAGGTCGCGGATGCGTGGTGCGAAGCGGAAGCCGAGCAGATGGGTCAGGCCGAAGACGTGATCTGTGAACCCGCTCGTGTCCGTGTAGTGACCCTTGACGCACTCTTGAATTCTCTTTACTGTGATCATTGACACGCGTCGACGAAGCGCGTCGATACGCGGGCAACGTTCCCGCATGGGTCCGGCGGATGGTCTCCGGCCCTTGACAGTAAGAAGGAAACGCCTATGAGTTCGGCGAACCAGCAGTCCAGCTTGCAGCATACGGCGATCCGGCAGAAGCCGTTGATGAACATGCGGCAGATCCTCTTGATGAATGTCGGGTTCTTCGGGATCCAGTACAGCTTCGGGATGCAGCAGACCGCGATTAACCCGGTCTATGAGTTCCTCGGCGCCAACCCCGCCGATCTGCCCATCCTCAACCTCGCCGGGCCAATCACCGGCCTCCTCATCCAGCCGCTCATCGGGGCCCTCTCCGACCGCACCTGGAGCCCTCGGTGGGGCCGCCGGAAGCCGTTCTTCCTCATCGGCGCCATCGGCTGCGCCCTCTGCCTGTTCCTGTTCCCCTTCGTCACCGCGGTCTGGATGGCCGTGATGTTGCTGTGGCTCCTGGACGCCAGCAACAACACGGCCATGGAACCCTACCGCGCCTTCATCGCCGACAAGCTCCCCCCTCCCAGCTCGGTAAGGGCTTCCTCGCCCAGGCATTCTTCACCGGCCTTGGCATCACGATCGCGAATATCTCCCTGTTCGTCTTCCAGAAGCTGATCTCCGGCGGCACGGAGGCCGGTATCCCGTACTGGGTGCTCGGGTCGTTCATGCTCGGCGCTGTCTGCTCGATCGGTTCGGTGCTCGTCTCAGTCCTGACCACGCCGGAGATCCCGCCGTCCAAGGAGGAGCTCGCGGCACTGCGTGCCAAGAAGGGCGGCCTCGGTCCCGCGGTGAAGGAGATCGCTGAGGCGATCCGCGAGATGCCGCTCCAGCTGCGCAAGCTGAGCGTGGTCTACCTGTTCCAGTGGTACGGCATGGTCTGCTACTGGCAGTTCATCGCTTTGTCCATCGCGAGGTCCACGGACCAGAGCAACGAGGACGCTGTCGCGTGGACCGGCCTGGTCAACGGCTGGTACAACATCGTGACGTTCAGCGTCGCCTTCGCGCTGGTGGCCTACGCGCGCAAACGCGGCGCCAAGGTGGTCCACTGCGTGTGCCTGCTACTGGCCGCTGTCGGGTTAACGATCTTCCCGTTCATCGATAACAAGTACCTGCTCTTCATCCCGATCATCGGCCTCGGGATCGCCTGGGCCTCGATCATGGGAGTGCCCTACATCATGGCCGTCCGGATGATCCCCTCAACCCGGTACGGCGTCTACATGGGCATCATCAACATGATGATCGTCGTGCCGATGCTGATCCAATCGGTGACCTTCGGCTGGATCTACGAGCACCTGTTGGGAGCCAACCCCAACTACGCGATCGTGTTCGCCGGTGTGCTCCTCGGTCTGGCCGGGCTCACCATGCTGTGGATCAAGGAACCACCGATCGTTCGCGACGTCGATGAAATCAACTACACGCCGTCGGCCGGACACTGAGGAGATAGCCATGCCTATGAAGGACTACCGCACCATCGTCGTCGGGACCGACGGATCCGGGCTCGCCGGACCCGTCGTCGCACGAGCCGCTTGGCTCGCAGTAAGAGACGACGCCGATCTCGTCATCGTCTGCGCATACGCCCGTGTGCCCCGTCGGGCGGAAGCCATGAACGTGCGCACTCTCGGCGGCGACCCACGCAGCGGGCAGGTCCTCGGCCGCGAGGCAGCCGCACTCGCCGTCGAGACCGCCATGGCCATGGCCAAGGATGAGGGGGCGACGGTCTCCGCCACCCTCCTCATCGACGGCGAGCCGGCCACCGCACTCATGGCCACCGCTCAAGAGCGATCCGCGGACCTCATCGTCCTCGGGGCCATCCATGACCGCTCGCTCGCAGATCGGCTGCTCGGGACGGTGGCCACTGAAGTAGTTAAAAGGGCGACCTGCGACGTGCTAGTGGTCCGCCCGACCGACGACGAAGGCGACCTCGAGGTGCCCGAGGACGCACCACAGGGCTGACCGAGCAGACAGTCATGACAGGCAAGGCCGGTTGATCACCTACGCGGACCGCCTCGGGGGAGACCTCCAACTGGCCCCAGCCAAGACGGCGGTCACCCGGGACCGCCACGGTGACATCACGGCCGAGCTGCGGCTACTACCCGGTCAACACGGGCAGTAGCCGCAGCTTCGTCCTCGTCACCCGCGTGACGTGGGGTGACGACGGCCGGCCCGTCGTCAGCGACCGCGTCTACTAGCTCCGCTAAGCCGAGAGGACCCAGCAATATGTGGCGCGACCGCCTGATCCCGCACCGCGGTGCGCGCGACATGCTTGGTCGCCGACGATCGCCAAAACCGCGACATGGGACGGGCGGCGCTCCGCGAGGACTCGCAGCCGCGTCAATCCCTCTGAGAGCCCTGCCTGAGAACACTGCCTGAGAACCCGTGTGACCTGACAGGTGATGCGCGACAGTTCTCTGTCAGCTGATGTGCGACAGGTGGCCTGGAGAACTGACGTGCTGGTCCACGGCCAGCATGCTGAGCGTAGCGAGATGAGGGCTCGGGCCGCCCTCCGCGGAGCCAAACCTGGGCCTCGACGTGTTCCGTCCGGGATCCAGTGCCGCAAGACTGTCGACGCTATGTTCCGGGCGGCTCCACGGCCACGGAATGGCCCTGGCGCCGCAAAGCGCTCTCGGCCAGGGCGAATTTCTATGTGGCTATGTCCTGGGTTTGAAAGTGAAGGACTCCACGGCCGGCTTCAAGCTTGGACTGCTTCTTCCCTGGTCAGATTGATGTGGCATCGATCAAGAGTGACGGCTATTCCTTTCAGGTCGAGATGAACTACCGGGCGGCCGGGCGAGGCCTGAAAATCGCTGAGGTACCCATTCACTTTGAAGAACGCGCGGAAGGGGCGTCCAAGATGAACCTCCATGAACAGATCGAGTCTGCGCTCACACCTTGGAAGCTTACGTCTTCAAAAAGAGTCGTTTCGACTGCCGCTTCCGCCCGGCGGCGAAGGCCAGCTCCACGAGTTTCCGCGGCGCTTCTCACGCAGCGGCTCTTAGCCGCCCACGAAACTACGTTTTGACCGCCATTCCGATCTAAAGTCACAGCAGAAGCAGTGCAGACGACTTCGGACATTCCGTGCAGTCGACTTCAGAAAATGACACCCGGCACCAATGCCGTTCCGGTTTTCATCCCACACCCGACCAATCATCAACAGGGTTACTAACGTCGAAATCCGACCCGTTGCGACGTTCGTTAGGAGCCGCCTTTATCACCGTAACCGTCCGCGGGGCCTGGAAGGACAAGTGCCGGATCCATTCGGGTTCGTGGTCCCGTAGTTGGATTTCGGGAAGTGCTGCTGCGGTTTCCTGGATGGTGACGGCGGCCTCGAGTTCTGCGAGCTTGGCCCCGAGGCAGCGGTGGATACCGGAGCCGAACACTTGGCCGTAGGCGGTTGATTGGCTGCGACCGGCCGCAGTCCGCGACGGGCGCTCGGGGCCGGCCGGGGCCGTGATGCTGTTGCCGCTCAGCTCGAGGAGGATTTCGGCGCCGGCAGGGATCGGGGCGCCGGCAAGGTTTGTGTCGTGGGCTGCGACGCGGCGCCAGGTGGGGACGGATGACTCGGTGGCAAGTACGTGCCGGACCATGGTCCTGGAGCCGGCTTCGGACGCGGCATCTTTCCAGTCCACAGGCGCGGACCCTTCCAGGAGCCGGAACAGGGCGGTGCTGATCAGTTGGGTGGTGGTTTCCTGCCCGGCGATCAGCAGGAAGTAGCCCAGCGAGCAGATTTCCGGGGTGGACAGGCCGTGTTCGGCCAGGGATTTGAAGAGGTTGCGTCCGGGGGCCGTCCTGGTTTCCGCGACGAGTTTGCGCAGCCAGACGTAGAAATCGGCGGCGCTGTGGGCGAGTTCGAGTTGGCGGTCCTCGGTGGGCCAGCCCCAGAACAGCTCCATGGAGTCACGGCCCCACCGCTTGAGGTCCGCGAGATCCCGGACGGGCAGGCCGAGGAGTTCGACCATGACGACGGCCGGAGGAATCGCCGCGACAGTGTGCACGAGGTCCGCGTGGCCGGATGAGCCGAGCTGGTCCGCGGCGCTGCGGGCTGCTTCCCGGGCCAGTTCGCGGATCCTGGGCTCCATTGCGGCGACTGTTGCGGGCGTGAAGAATCCCGCCACGACCTTGCGGATCCCGGCGTGGGTGTCCGTGTCGTTGCTGGCCAGCACGGGAGGCAGCGCAAAGCGGACGCGCTGCAGCACCCGCAGGGCGGGTCCTTCCAGGGGTGTCACCGCGATCAGGGCATTCGCGGGGCTGAAGTCGGCGGGCCGGTGCAGGACCTCACGGACGGCGTCCGGTTCGCGCACCACGAGGTACGGGCACCGTGAGTCGGCAGCGCTTTTCGCGTCGCCAAGGCTTTCCGCCCGGTCAGAGCTGTTCACCTGGCCAGGGGTCTCCGCCGGTTCCGGGCGTGCCGCCGGTACCTCCGCGGGTCCGGCGGACATCAACGCCGGGTTCATGCCGGCAGGCCGTTCAGCCAGGCAGCTGCGTCGGCACGGAAAGTGGCCGGCGGCAGTTCCGCGGCCTGCTCGGGAAGGGCGCCGAGGAAGGGCACCCCCAGCGATCCGAGCACCTCCCGGTTGCTGAGGTGCACGAAGGCGGGGTTGGCGGGCCAGCTTCCAAGCACGACTCCAAGTACCTGCAGGTCCCGCACAGCCAGTGCTTCGAGGGTCAGGGCGGTGTGGTTCAGGGTGCCGAGGCCCGGCCGGGCGACAAGGACAAATGCCGCCGCCAGGAGCGATCCGAGGTCCGCCAGGGTGCCGCCGTCGGAATCCAGTTCCACCAGCAGGCCGCCTGCGCCCTCAACCAGTACGTGGTGGTGGGACCCGGCCAGCTCGCGGACCCTCTCGGCGTGCGCATCCACCCGCGGGAGCGGCGTTCCGTCGAAGTCGGCAGCGGCGACAGGCGCCAGCGGCTGTTGCAGGACCACTCCGGTCTCTGCCGTCACGACGCCGCCGAGCCGGACAATTTCGGCCGGGTCGGAATCGCCGTCGGCTGCTCCTGACTGGCACGGTTTGTACACCGCGACGCGGCGCCCCAGTCCGTGGAGGACAGCGGCGAGGGCCGCCGTCGTGATGGTCTTGCCGACGCCGGTGTCCGTTCCGGTGACCAGGATGATGGCGGGCAGGTTCATGGAAGTTCCTCCATAATGCCGCGCAGCACTGCGCAGCTGTGTTCAATTTCCTCGGTTGTCAGGGTGGCGCGGGCGGTGAGCCGCAGCCGTGAAATGCCGTCGGGAACGGACGGCGGCCGGAAGCAGCCCATCCGGATGCCGGCCTCACGCGCGGCCCCGGCGGCCGCCAGTGCCGATTCGGCGGACGGCATGGCGATGGACTGGACGGCCCCCGCTGTTTGCTCGACGGCGGGCCGGTCAACGGCAGCGCCGCGGGCTGCAAGGGCCGGGGCGAGCCCGGCGGCCAGCGCTGCCGCATTCCTTCGGACGGATCCAGCCCGCCAGGGCTCGTCCCGGATGATCCGCACCGCAGCAAGGGCCGCTGCGGCGGAGGCAGGCGCCAGGCCGGTGTCAAAGATGAAGCTCCGGGCCCGGTTGACGAGGTGTTCCCGCAGGAGGGCGGATCCCAGAACCGCGCCGCCCTGGCTGCCCAGTGCCTTGGACAGCGTCGCGGTCACGACCACATTCGGATGCCCGGCAAGGGCTGTCCCGGCCACCGAACCGCGGCCCTGAAAGTGCCCGGTGCCGGTGACGCCAAGGCTGTGGGCCTCGTCGATGAGCAGCACGGCCTCGTACTGCTCGGCCAGGGCAACCAGGTTCAAGAGCGGGGCTTCGTCGCCCAGGACGCTGTAGACGGACTCGACGGCGATGAGCGCGCGCGGCTCCGGCCGGTCGGCAAGCAGCCGGCCGGCGTCCTCCACGCTGTTGTGCGTGAACGATTCGGTGCGGGAGCGGCTGAGCCGGAATCCGTCGATCATCGAGGCGTGGCAGTGTTCATCCGCGACGATCAGGGTCCCGGGGCCGCCGAGCGCCGTGATCACACCGATGTTGGCCAGATAGCCGGAGGAGAACACCAGCGCCGTTTCCGCCCCGGCCATCACGGCCAGTTCCTGCTCCAGCTCCAGATGCAGCCGGGTAGTTCCGGCCACCAGGCGCGAGGACGTGGCGCCCGCGCCCCACAGCGACGCGGCCGACGCAGCAGCCGCGGTAACCCGCGGGTCCGCCGCGAGGCCCAGATAGTCGTTGCTGGCCAGGTCGATGAACTGTTCATCCGCGTCGCGGGGGAGCGGGCGGCGGACCAGGCCACGGCGGTCCCGGACGGCGGCCTGCCGCTCGAGCCATTGCGTCATCGAGCTGCTCATGCCGCGGCTCCGGACCGTGCCGGGACGAGCCCGTGGACTTCGGCGACGGCTGCCGTCATGCCCGCGGTGATCTGTTCAATGTCCGCCGCGGTGCTGATGTACGGGGGCATGGTGTACAGGAGGTTCCGGAACGGCCGGACCCAGACCCCGTGCCGGATGGCTGCGGCGGTGACGGCGGTGACGTCGACGGGGTCTCGAAGCTCGATGACTCCGACAGCGCCGATGGTGCGGACATCCCGCACTGCCTCAAGTTCCAGGGCGGGCGCGAGTCCTGACGCCAGGCCGGCGCCGATCCGGGCGACGTC
This genomic window from Arthrobacter sp. 24S4-2 contains:
- a CDS encoding MFS transporter translates to MSSANQQSSLQHTAIRQKPLMNMRQILLMNVGFFGIQYSFGMQQTAINPVYEFLGANPADLPILNLAGPITGLLIQPLIGALSDRTWSPRWGRRKPFFLIGAIGCALCLFLFPFVTAVWMAVMLLWLLDASNNTAMEPYRAFIADKLPPPSSVRASSPRHSSPALASRSRISPCSSSRS
- a CDS encoding MFS transporter gives rise to the protein MLGSFMLGAVCSIGSVLVSVLTTPEIPPSKEELAALRAKKGGLGPAVKEIAEAIREMPLQLRKLSVVYLFQWYGMVCYWQFIALSIARSTDQSNEDAVAWTGLVNGWYNIVTFSVAFALVAYARKRGAKVVHCVCLLLAAVGLTIFPFIDNKYLLFIPIIGLGIAWASIMGVPYIMAVRMIPSTRYGVYMGIINMMIVVPMLIQSVTFGWIYEHLLGANPNYAIVFAGVLLGLAGLTMLWIKEPPIVRDVDEINYTPSAGH
- a CDS encoding universal stress protein, yielding MPMKDYRTIVVGTDGSGLAGPVVARAAWLAVRDDADLVIVCAYARVPRRAEAMNVRTLGGDPRSGQVLGREAAALAVETAMAMAKDEGATVSATLLIDGEPATALMATAQERSADLIVLGAIHDRSLADRLLGTVATEVVKRATCDVLVVRPTDDEGDLEVPEDAPQG
- a CDS encoding cytochrome P450; the encoded protein is MSAGPAEVPAARPEPAETPGQVNSSDRAESLGDAKSAADSRCPYLVVREPDAVREVLHRPADFSPANALIAVTPLEGPALRVLQRVRFALPPVLASNDTDTHAGIRKVVAGFFTPATVAAMEPRIRELAREAARSAADQLGSSGHADLVHTVAAIPPAVVMVELLGLPVRDLADLKRWGRDSMELFWGWPTEDRQLELAHSAADFYVWLRKLVAETRTAPGRNLFKSLAEHGLSTPEICSLGYFLLIAGQETTTQLISTALFRLLEGSAPVDWKDAASEAGSRTMVRHVLATESSVPTWRRVAAHDTNLAGAPIPAGAEILLELSGNSITAPAGPERPSRTAAGRSQSTAYGQVFGSGIHRCLGAKLAELEAAVTIQETAAALPEIQLRDHEPEWIRHLSFQAPRTVTVIKAAPNERRNGSDFDVSNPVDDWSGVG
- the bioD gene encoding dethiobiotin synthase produces the protein MNLPAIILVTGTDTGVGKTITTAALAAVLHGLGRRVAVYKPCQSGAADGDSDPAEIVRLGGVVTAETGVVLQQPLAPVAAADFDGTPLPRVDAHAERVRELAGSHHHVLVEGAGGLLVELDSDGGTLADLGSLLAAAFVLVARPGLGTLNHTALTLEALAVRDLQVLGVVLGSWPANPAFVHLSNREVLGSLGVPFLGALPEQAAELPPATFRADAAAWLNGLPA
- a CDS encoding 8-amino-7-oxononanoate synthase, which translates into the protein MSSSMTQWLERQAAVRDRRGLVRRPLPRDADEQFIDLASNDYLGLAADPRVTAAAASAASLWGAGATSSRLVAGTTRLHLELEQELAVMAGAETALVFSSGYLANIGVITALGGPGTLIVADEHCHASMIDGFRLSRSRTESFTHNSVEDAGRLLADRPEPRALIAVESVYSVLGDEAPLLNLVALAEQYEAVLLIDEAHSLGVTGTGHFQGRGSVAGTALAGHPNVVVTATLSKALGSQGGAVLGSALLREHLVNRARSFIFDTGLAPASAAAALAAVRIIRDEPWRAGSVRRNAAALAAGLAPALAARGAAVDRPAVEQTAGAVQSIAMPSAESALAAAGAAREAGIRMGCFRPPSVPDGISRLRLTARATLTTEEIEHSCAVLRGIMEELP